One Paracidovorax avenae ATCC 19860 genomic region harbors:
- the scpB gene encoding SMC-Scp complex subunit ScpB, translating into MNTVDAKRVLETALICAPQPATLRELRTLFQDALGADTIKQLLVELQQEWAQRGVELVQVASGWRFQSRPEMREYLDRLHPEKPPRYTRAALETLAIIAYRQPVTRGDIEEIRGVTVNSLILKQLEDRGWVEVIGHRETVGRPALFATTRQFLDDLGLKSLDELPMLENPAVQSSVLEALERGASEPGDDGPEEAAEAPSASPAEPASPAEPDSADASDGPDPGPHPVPAEPAGSGAASIDAVSTVPEDAASTESPTTAEDDSEPRRPEPPVPPESTP; encoded by the coding sequence ATGAATACGGTGGATGCCAAACGGGTCCTCGAAACCGCGCTGATCTGTGCGCCGCAGCCCGCGACGCTGCGGGAGCTGCGCACGCTCTTCCAGGACGCCCTGGGCGCCGACACCATCAAGCAATTGCTGGTGGAACTGCAGCAGGAGTGGGCCCAGCGCGGCGTCGAACTCGTGCAGGTGGCGTCGGGCTGGCGGTTCCAGAGCCGGCCCGAGATGCGCGAGTACCTGGACCGGCTCCATCCCGAGAAGCCTCCGCGCTATACCCGCGCTGCCCTCGAGACATTGGCCATCATCGCTTACCGGCAGCCTGTCACCCGCGGCGATATCGAGGAGATCCGGGGCGTGACCGTCAACAGCCTGATCCTCAAGCAGCTCGAGGACCGGGGGTGGGTGGAAGTGATCGGGCACCGCGAGACCGTCGGCCGTCCCGCCCTGTTCGCGACCACCCGACAGTTCCTCGACGACCTGGGGCTGAAATCCCTGGACGAGCTGCCCATGCTTGAAAATCCCGCCGTCCAGTCCAGCGTCCTGGAAGCCCTGGAACGCGGTGCGTCGGAACCAGGAGACGACGGGCCGGAGGAGGCCGCCGAGGCCCCTTCCGCCTCGCCCGCTGAGCCCGCCTCGCCAGCGGAGCCCGACTCCGCCGATGCTTCGGACGGCCCCGATCCCGGGCCCCATCCCGTTCCCGCGGAGCCCGCCGGCAGCGGTGCCGCCTCCATCGATGCCGTCTCCACCGTCCCGGAAGACGCCGCATCCACAGAATCACCGACGACCGCCGAGGACGATTCGGAGCCCCGGCGCCCCGAACCTCCGGTCCCTCCCGAAAGCACGCCATGA
- a CDS encoding pseudouridine synthase, whose amino-acid sequence MNPSEPDHDGAAAASQPAAGDASAAQKPARRVPRKRAAAPAADSAAASDPVSGVPAEGDAIVQAPTEPAPPEAVPDEAGTAAAGVRPASPASRPPRERREPAPRGPRGRPNPAAPEGYRFDDVVSGQLDADEDRADVAPAKRVLPPQVEMPKLHKVLAQAGLGSRLEMEQLILEGRISVNNEPAHIGQRVQYGDQVKVNGRPIRYRIDPPAPRVIAYHKPVGEVVTHDDPQNRPTVFRKLPRLAHGKWQSVGRLDLNTEGLLLFTSAGELANKLMHPRFGLEREYAVRVLGALSNEEKQRLLDGVQLEDGMAAFGSIEDGGGEGSNCWYRVTISEGRNREVRRMLESVGHAVSRLIRIRYGSMMLPRGLKRGAWLELDERDIRALMQAAGADMPRPAGPGAAAGDRKGGGPRKGGGRGQGGPGGPAPRGDYFNPPAGGRGQRAAPPSSQPDPMKTSVGYIGSDSLARHRQDQKQKRKAFQKRGGR is encoded by the coding sequence ATGAATCCATCCGAGCCCGATCACGACGGGGCCGCCGCTGCCTCGCAACCCGCAGCCGGCGACGCCTCCGCGGCCCAGAAGCCCGCCCGCCGCGTGCCGCGCAAGCGGGCCGCGGCCCCTGCTGCCGATTCCGCCGCGGCGTCCGATCCTGTGTCCGGCGTGCCCGCCGAGGGCGACGCCATCGTCCAGGCCCCGACCGAACCCGCTCCGCCAGAAGCCGTCCCGGACGAAGCCGGCACCGCTGCAGCCGGAGTGCGCCCGGCCTCACCTGCCTCGCGGCCACCACGCGAGCGCAGGGAGCCGGCACCGCGTGGGCCGCGTGGCCGTCCGAACCCTGCTGCGCCGGAGGGCTACCGGTTCGACGACGTGGTCTCGGGCCAGCTCGACGCGGATGAAGACCGCGCCGATGTGGCTCCGGCCAAGCGCGTGCTGCCGCCCCAGGTGGAAATGCCCAAGCTGCACAAGGTGCTGGCCCAGGCCGGGCTGGGCTCCCGGCTGGAGATGGAGCAGCTCATCCTCGAAGGCCGCATCTCCGTCAACAACGAGCCGGCCCACATCGGGCAGCGCGTCCAGTACGGCGACCAGGTCAAGGTCAACGGCCGGCCCATCCGCTACCGCATCGACCCGCCCGCACCCCGGGTGATCGCCTACCACAAGCCCGTCGGCGAAGTCGTCACCCACGACGATCCCCAGAACCGGCCCACCGTGTTCCGCAAGCTGCCGCGGCTGGCCCATGGCAAATGGCAGTCCGTGGGGCGCCTGGACCTGAACACCGAAGGCCTGCTGCTCTTCACCAGCGCGGGTGAGCTGGCCAACAAGCTCATGCACCCCCGCTTCGGCCTGGAGCGTGAATACGCGGTGCGGGTGCTTGGCGCCCTGAGCAACGAGGAAAAGCAGCGCCTGCTCGACGGCGTCCAGCTCGAGGACGGCATGGCGGCCTTCGGCTCCATCGAGGATGGTGGGGGCGAAGGCTCGAATTGCTGGTACCGCGTCACCATCTCCGAAGGCCGCAACCGCGAGGTGCGTCGCATGCTCGAGTCGGTGGGGCATGCCGTCAGCCGCCTCATCCGCATCCGCTACGGCTCCATGATGCTGCCGCGCGGCCTCAAGCGCGGCGCCTGGCTCGAGCTGGACGAGCGCGACATCCGCGCACTGATGCAGGCCGCCGGCGCCGACATGCCGCGCCCCGCCGGGCCGGGTGCCGCCGCGGGCGACCGCAAGGGGGGCGGCCCGCGCAAGGGCGGTGGGCGTGGCCAGGGTGGCCCCGGTGGCCCGGCACCTCGCGGCGACTATTTCAATCCGCCCGCAGGCGGCCGGGGCCAGCGTGCCGCGCCGCCCTCCAGCCAGCCCGATCCGATGAAGACCTCGGTGGGCTACATCGGCAGCGACAGCCTCGCGCGGCACCGCCAGGACCAGAAGCAAAAGCGCAAGGCCTTCCAGAAGCGCGGCGGGCGCTGA
- the ndk gene encoding nucleoside-diphosphate kinase: protein MAIERTLSIIKPDAVAKNVIGQIYARFEAAGLKIAAARMAHLSRQEAEQFYAVHKERPFFKDLVDFMISGPVMIQVLEGENAILKNRELMGATDPKKAAPGTIRADFADSIDANAVHGSDAAETAQVEVSFFFPGLNIYAR, encoded by the coding sequence ATGGCTATCGAACGCACCCTCTCCATCATCAAGCCCGACGCAGTCGCCAAGAACGTGATCGGCCAGATCTACGCCCGCTTCGAAGCCGCCGGCCTGAAGATCGCCGCCGCACGCATGGCCCACCTGTCGCGCCAGGAAGCCGAGCAGTTCTACGCCGTCCACAAGGAGCGTCCCTTCTTCAAGGACCTGGTGGATTTCATGATCTCCGGCCCCGTGATGATCCAGGTGCTCGAAGGCGAGAACGCCATCCTGAAGAACCGTGAACTGATGGGCGCCACGGATCCGAAGAAGGCAGCCCCCGGCACCATCCGCGCCGACTTCGCCGACAGCATCGACGCCAACGCCGTGCACGGTTCGGACGCCGCCGAAACGGCCCAGGTGGAAGTGTCCTTCTTCTTCCCCGGCCTGAACATCTACGCACGCTGA
- the rlmN gene encoding 23S rRNA (adenine(2503)-C(2))-methyltransferase RlmN, whose product MTKNLLDFDLDGLAAFCEQLGEKRFRAVQLFRWIHQRGASDFARMSDLAKSLREKLSGCAHVAALPVISEHVSADGTVKWLFDVGDGNAVESVFIPEDDRGTLCISSQAGCAVGCRFCSTGHQGFSRNLTSGEIVAQLWFAEHALRARLGTQERVISNVVMMGMGEPLQNYTALVPALRTMLDDHGYGLSRRRLTVSTSGVVPMMDRLSQDCAVAMAVSLHAPNDALRDQLVPLNRKYPLRELLDACTRYLEHAPRDFITFEYCMLDGVNDQPEHARQLIDLVRPRGAEGVRCKFNLIPFNPFPASGLHRSNPGQVAAFAKLLSDAGIVTTVRKTRGDDIDAACGQLAGDVKDRTRAAERMARQRTIVLKPVA is encoded by the coding sequence ATGACCAAGAACCTTCTCGACTTCGACCTGGACGGGCTCGCCGCCTTCTGCGAGCAGCTCGGGGAGAAGCGTTTCCGCGCGGTCCAGCTTTTCCGCTGGATCCACCAGCGCGGCGCCAGCGATTTCGCCCGGATGAGCGACCTGGCGAAGTCGCTGCGCGAGAAGCTCTCGGGCTGCGCACACGTCGCGGCCCTGCCGGTCATCAGCGAGCACGTGTCCGCGGATGGCACCGTCAAGTGGCTCTTCGACGTCGGCGACGGCAATGCGGTCGAGTCCGTGTTCATCCCCGAGGATGACCGCGGCACGCTGTGCATTTCCTCGCAGGCCGGCTGCGCTGTGGGCTGCCGCTTCTGCTCCACGGGGCACCAGGGTTTCAGCCGCAACCTTACCAGCGGCGAGATCGTCGCCCAGCTGTGGTTCGCCGAGCACGCCCTGCGCGCGCGCCTGGGAACCCAGGAGCGCGTCATCTCCAACGTGGTCATGATGGGCATGGGCGAGCCCTTGCAGAACTACACCGCACTGGTGCCGGCGCTGCGCACCATGCTCGACGACCATGGCTATGGCCTGTCGCGGCGGCGCCTCACGGTGTCCACCTCCGGTGTCGTGCCCATGATGGACCGCCTGTCCCAGGACTGCGCCGTGGCGATGGCCGTGTCGCTGCATGCGCCGAACGATGCCCTGCGCGACCAGCTGGTCCCCCTGAACCGCAAATACCCCCTGCGCGAACTGCTCGACGCCTGCACGCGTTACCTGGAGCATGCGCCGAGGGATTTCATCACCTTCGAATACTGCATGCTCGATGGCGTCAACGACCAGCCCGAGCATGCGCGCCAGCTCATCGACCTCGTGCGCCCGCGCGGCGCGGAGGGCGTGCGCTGCAAGTTCAACCTGATTCCCTTCAACCCGTTCCCCGCGTCCGGACTGCACCGTTCCAACCCTGGGCAGGTGGCGGCTTTCGCGAAGTTGCTCAGCGATGCGGGTATCGTTACGACCGTGCGCAAGACACGCGGCGATGACATCGACGCGGCCTGCGGGCAGCTCGCCGGCGATGTGAAGGACCGCACCCGGGCGGCCGAACGCATGGCCAGGCAGCGCACGATCGTTCTCAAACCGGTGGCATGA
- the pilW gene encoding type IV pilus biogenesis/stability protein PilW, whose protein sequence is MVEPRSFLRHASRHVLAAGAAVCLALVLGGCAARPDAGASTAAALAPEANPSSEAAELRRRARIRLELAANYLEMGQTQVALEEVQQAISTDPSFGDGYNLRGLVFMRLGDWPSADDSFRRALDINPQEPYLLHNYGWLRCQQKNYAEAERFFDRALAVPSYTARAKTLMTQGLCQERAGQVAEAEKTLAKAYELDAGNPVVGYNLASMAFRRGDAKRAQFYSRRLNNSELANAESLWLGIKIERALGNALEMRQLGEQLHKRFPDSKEVLAFDRGAFNE, encoded by the coding sequence ATGGTGGAACCCCGATCGTTCCTGCGGCATGCGTCCCGCCACGTCCTTGCGGCCGGCGCAGCCGTGTGCCTGGCACTGGTCCTGGGCGGATGCGCTGCCCGGCCCGACGCCGGCGCCAGCACGGCCGCCGCCCTGGCGCCCGAGGCCAACCCGTCGTCCGAGGCGGCGGAGCTGCGCCGCCGTGCACGCATCCGGCTGGAACTCGCCGCCAACTACCTGGAAATGGGCCAGACCCAGGTCGCGCTGGAAGAAGTGCAGCAGGCCATCTCCACCGACCCCTCGTTCGGTGACGGCTACAACCTGCGTGGCCTGGTGTTCATGCGCCTGGGCGACTGGCCCTCGGCCGACGACAGCTTCCGCCGCGCGCTCGACATCAATCCGCAGGAGCCTTACCTGCTGCACAACTACGGCTGGCTGCGCTGCCAGCAGAAGAACTATGCGGAAGCCGAACGCTTCTTCGACCGCGCGCTGGCCGTGCCTTCCTACACCGCCCGCGCGAAGACGCTCATGACGCAGGGGCTCTGCCAGGAGCGCGCAGGGCAGGTGGCCGAGGCCGAGAAGACGCTGGCCAAGGCCTACGAGCTCGATGCCGGCAATCCGGTGGTGGGTTACAACCTGGCGTCGATGGCGTTCCGCCGCGGCGACGCGAAGCGGGCGCAGTTCTACAGCCGCCGCCTGAACAACAGTGAACTGGCCAACGCGGAATCGCTCTGGCTGGGTATCAAGATCGAGCGCGCCCTGGGCAATGCCCTGGAGATGCGCCAGTTGGGTGAACAATTGCACAAGCGTTTCCCTGATTCCAAGGAAGTGTTGGCATTCGATCGGGGAGCATTCAATGAGTGA
- a CDS encoding helix-turn-helix domain-containing protein → MSEPVAQDTQISSAEVERALADAAAAGAMLRQAREQAGMHVAALAVSLKVPVHKLEALEAGNLGVFPDAVFVRALVSSICRTLKIDAAPVLALLPQNQAPRLSSHEGINASFKPGSAKLASSSAAPGSRKVAFAVAFLLVAAVALVFVPREWFDRLQGAPSVATSEPSGAQETAQAGGAPSAPAAGTVSEPVLLRQETLVGGAPLPPAPVASSAVAASSAPAAAPVVAAAASAPASAEAAQSALVIRARGDSWVQVRAATGATVLQKLVRAGETVAVPGAPPWSVVVGKADATEVLVRGQPMDLAPVARENVARFEVK, encoded by the coding sequence ATGAGTGAGCCGGTGGCGCAGGACACGCAGATTTCCAGCGCGGAAGTGGAACGGGCATTGGCGGATGCCGCCGCGGCGGGCGCGATGCTGCGGCAGGCGCGCGAGCAGGCGGGCATGCATGTCGCCGCGCTGGCCGTGTCGCTCAAGGTGCCGGTACACAAGCTCGAGGCCCTGGAGGCCGGCAACCTCGGCGTGTTCCCGGATGCCGTCTTCGTCCGTGCGCTGGTGTCCAGCATCTGCCGCACCCTCAAGATCGATGCGGCGCCCGTGCTGGCGCTGCTGCCGCAGAACCAGGCACCCCGGCTGTCCTCGCACGAGGGCATCAACGCATCGTTCAAGCCGGGATCCGCCAAGCTCGCATCCTCCTCCGCTGCACCCGGCTCGCGCAAGGTCGCATTCGCCGTCGCCTTCCTGCTGGTGGCTGCCGTCGCCCTGGTCTTCGTTCCCCGGGAATGGTTCGACCGCCTGCAGGGCGCACCGTCGGTCGCGACCAGCGAGCCGTCGGGTGCCCAGGAGACTGCACAGGCCGGTGGCGCGCCCTCTGCCCCTGCGGCCGGAACGGTGTCCGAGCCGGTGCTGCTGCGCCAGGAAACTTTGGTGGGCGGCGCACCGTTGCCGCCCGCTCCCGTGGCGTCGTCGGCCGTGGCTGCGTCCAGCGCGCCCGCCGCGGCACCGGTCGTCGCTGCCGCCGCATCGGCACCCGCCAGCGCCGAGGCCGCGCAGAGCGCGCTCGTCATCCGTGCCCGCGGCGACTCCTGGGTCCAGGTGCGTGCGGCGACGGGTGCCACCGTCCTGCAGAAGCTGGTGCGCGCCGGGGAAACGGTGGCGGTGCCCGGCGCTCCCCCATGGTCGGTCGTGGTCGGCAAGGCCGACGCCACCGAGGTTCTGGTGCGTGGCCAGCCCATGGACCTGGCGCCCGTCGCGCGCGAGAACGTTGCCCGGTTCGAGGTGAAATAA
- the ispG gene encoding flavodoxin-dependent (E)-4-hydroxy-3-methylbut-2-enyl-diphosphate synthase yields MASPLPRRSRQARIAWGDRVVTVGGDAPVRVQSMTNTDTVDAIGTAIQVKELAQAGSEFVRITVNTPEAAAAVPYIREQLDRMGETVPLVGDFHYNGHRLLTEYPDCAQALSKYRINPGNVGKGDKRDRQFGQMIEAAMRWNKAVRIGVNWGSLDQELLAGLMDANSRRAVPWDARQVMYEALITSAIESAQRAEAMGLDGNQIILSCKVSGVQDLIAVYRELARRCDYALHLGLTEAGMGTKGTVASAAALSVLLQEGIGDTIRVSLTPQPGEARTQEVVVASEILQALGLRVFVPSVTACPGCGRTTSTTFQELAKQIDDFLRSQMPVWRTRYPGVEKIKVAVMGCIVNGPGESKHADIGISLPGTGEAPSAPVFIDGEKAMTLRGEHIARDFQQVVEDYISRRFGSTAEVL; encoded by the coding sequence ATGGCATCGCCGCTGCCGCGGCGTTCGCGCCAGGCCCGCATCGCCTGGGGCGACCGGGTGGTGACGGTCGGTGGCGACGCGCCCGTGCGCGTGCAGTCCATGACCAACACCGACACCGTGGATGCGATCGGCACGGCCATCCAGGTCAAGGAGCTGGCGCAGGCCGGTTCCGAGTTCGTGCGCATCACCGTCAACACGCCCGAGGCGGCAGCCGCCGTGCCGTACATCCGCGAGCAGCTCGATCGCATGGGCGAGACCGTGCCGCTGGTGGGCGATTTCCACTACAACGGACACCGCCTGCTCACCGAATACCCGGATTGCGCCCAGGCGCTCTCAAAGTACCGCATCAACCCCGGCAACGTGGGCAAGGGCGACAAGCGCGACCGGCAGTTCGGCCAGATGATCGAAGCGGCCATGCGCTGGAACAAGGCCGTGCGCATCGGCGTGAACTGGGGCAGCCTCGACCAGGAACTGCTCGCCGGCCTGATGGATGCGAACAGCCGGCGCGCGGTGCCCTGGGATGCCCGCCAGGTCATGTACGAGGCCCTGATCACCTCCGCCATCGAATCGGCGCAGCGTGCCGAGGCCATGGGGCTCGATGGCAACCAGATCATCCTGTCCTGCAAGGTCAGCGGCGTGCAGGATCTCATTGCCGTCTATCGCGAACTCGCCCGCCGCTGCGACTACGCCCTGCACCTGGGCCTGACCGAGGCGGGCATGGGCACCAAGGGAACGGTCGCCTCCGCGGCGGCGTTGTCGGTGCTGCTGCAGGAAGGCATCGGAGACACCATCCGGGTGTCGCTCACGCCCCAGCCCGGCGAGGCCCGCACCCAGGAGGTCGTCGTGGCTTCCGAGATCCTGCAGGCCCTGGGACTGCGCGTCTTCGTGCCCAGCGTCACCGCCTGCCCCGGCTGCGGGCGCACCACCAGCACGACCTTCCAGGAACTGGCCAAGCAGATCGACGATTTCCTGCGCTCGCAGATGCCCGTCTGGCGCACCCGCTATCCTGGCGTCGAGAAGATCAAGGTGGCCGTGATGGGCTGCATCGTGAACGGCCCGGGCGAAAGCAAGCACGCCGACATCGGCATCAGCCTGCCCGGAACGGGCGAGGCACCGTCCGCGCCGGTCTTCATCGATGGAGAGAAAGCGATGACCCTGCGCGGAGAGCACATCGCCCGCGACTTCCAGCAGGTGGTCGAAGACTATATTTCCCGCCGCTTCGGCAGCACCGCCGAAGTTCTCTGA
- the hisS gene encoding histidine--tRNA ligase translates to MSASNPSNPSQASRPAKLAAVKGMNDILPPESSRWEWLEDKVRGLMGQFAYRNVRTPILEHTALFVRGIGEVTDIVEKEMYSFHDRSDKYGDNDHLSLRPENTAGVVRAAIEHNMLYDGPKRLWYTGPMFRREKPQRGRFRQFHQIGAEALGFAGPDVDAELILLADALWKSIGLTDVRLELNSLGQPAERARHREQLIAHFERHADLLDEDGKRRLHTNPLRILDTKNPAMKPVVESAPRLMDFLGEESLAHFDGLRAILDANGIAYTINPRLVRGLDYYNLTVFEFITDRLGSQGTVCAGGRYDDLIVQVGGKPAPAVGWAIGVERVLELLREQGAAIPEARPDVYAVVPDASAAPVVLRTLRQLREAGLSVQMHAASAEGQGSFKSQFKRADASGAAFALVFGADELARGTVTVKPLREQGAEQVERRLDEIPAWAATLQSSR, encoded by the coding sequence ATGTCCGCAAGCAATCCCTCCAACCCGTCCCAGGCCTCCAGGCCCGCCAAGCTCGCCGCCGTCAAAGGCATGAACGACATCCTGCCGCCCGAGTCGTCCCGCTGGGAATGGCTGGAGGACAAGGTGCGCGGCCTCATGGGGCAGTTCGCCTACCGGAACGTCCGCACGCCCATCCTGGAGCACACCGCGCTGTTCGTCCGCGGCATCGGCGAAGTCACCGACATCGTCGAGAAGGAGATGTACTCCTTCCACGACCGTTCCGACAAGTACGGCGACAACGACCACCTCAGCCTGCGGCCGGAGAACACTGCCGGTGTGGTGCGCGCGGCCATCGAGCACAACATGCTCTACGACGGTCCCAAGCGCCTCTGGTACACCGGTCCCATGTTCCGCCGCGAGAAGCCGCAGCGCGGACGCTTCCGGCAGTTCCACCAGATCGGCGCCGAGGCACTGGGCTTCGCCGGTCCCGACGTCGATGCGGAACTGATCCTCCTGGCGGATGCGCTCTGGAAGTCTATCGGGCTCACCGATGTGCGGCTCGAACTCAACAGCCTCGGCCAGCCCGCGGAGCGCGCACGCCACCGCGAGCAGCTCATCGCCCACTTCGAGCGCCATGCGGACCTGCTCGACGAGGACGGCAAGCGCCGCCTGCACACCAACCCGCTGCGCATCCTGGACACCAAGAATCCCGCGATGAAGCCCGTGGTGGAGTCGGCCCCCCGGCTGATGGATTTCCTCGGCGAGGAGTCGCTCGCCCACTTCGATGGCCTGCGCGCCATCCTGGACGCCAACGGCATCGCCTACACCATCAACCCGCGCCTGGTGCGCGGCCTGGACTACTACAACCTCACGGTGTTCGAATTCATCACCGATCGCCTCGGCTCCCAGGGCACGGTCTGTGCCGGCGGGCGCTACGACGATCTCATCGTCCAGGTGGGCGGCAAGCCCGCACCGGCCGTCGGCTGGGCCATCGGCGTCGAGCGCGTGCTGGAACTGCTCCGGGAGCAAGGCGCTGCCATTCCCGAGGCCCGCCCTGACGTCTATGCCGTCGTGCCCGACGCGTCTGCCGCCCCGGTCGTGCTGCGCACCCTGCGGCAATTGCGCGAGGCGGGACTCAGCGTGCAGATGCACGCCGCCAGCGCCGAAGGGCAGGGCAGCTTCAAGTCCCAGTTCAAGCGCGCGGACGCGAGCGGTGCGGCATTCGCCCTGGTGTTCGGCGCGGACGAGCTGGCCCGGGGCACCGTCACCGTCAAGCCGCTGCGGGAGCAGGGCGCAGAGCAGGTCGAGCGGCGCCTCGACGAAATCCCCGCCTGGGCCGCCACCCTACAATCCTCCCGCTAA
- a CDS encoding YfgM family protein, translating to MAKHLDLEEQEQIDQLKHFWNAWGTLISGVMVVIFGGVAAWNGYQYWQNRQSGQAAALSDAVQVAVQGGDAARATQAFDDLKSRYGGTVQAAQAGLLAAKAMVDSGNPDGAKPILQWLADNASDEGYKAIASLRLAGLLIDQKAYDQALARLSGKFPPQFDPMIADRKGDVLALQGKKAEAIAEYQKAYKGLEDGTEYRRVVEVKLGSLGVQARADGEAAK from the coding sequence ATGGCAAAACACCTCGACCTCGAAGAACAAGAACAGATCGACCAGCTCAAGCATTTCTGGAATGCCTGGGGCACCCTCATCAGCGGGGTGATGGTCGTGATCTTTGGCGGTGTGGCCGCCTGGAACGGCTACCAGTACTGGCAGAACCGGCAGTCGGGGCAGGCCGCCGCGCTGTCGGATGCCGTACAAGTCGCGGTGCAGGGCGGTGACGCAGCCCGGGCCACGCAGGCCTTCGACGACCTCAAGTCCCGCTACGGCGGCACCGTCCAGGCCGCACAGGCGGGCCTGCTGGCTGCGAAAGCCATGGTGGACAGCGGCAACCCGGACGGGGCCAAGCCCATCCTGCAATGGCTGGCCGACAACGCATCCGACGAGGGCTACAAGGCCATCGCCTCGCTGCGGCTGGCGGGTCTGCTCATCGACCAGAAGGCCTATGACCAGGCCCTGGCGCGCCTTTCCGGCAAGTTCCCGCCCCAATTCGATCCGATGATCGCGGACCGCAAGGGCGATGTGCTGGCGCTGCAAGGCAAGAAGGCCGAGGCGATCGCCGAGTACCAGAAGGCATACAAGGGCCTCGAGGACGGGACCGAATACCGCCGCGTCGTCGAGGTGAAGCTGGGCAGCCTGGGCGTCCAGGCGCGTGCAGACGGAGAGGCCGCAAAGTGA
- the bamB gene encoding outer membrane protein assembly factor BamB: protein MTQQHNFERGARRAGLALLVAAATLASGCSLWGGSSKPKPAELGPVVPVIGVRQAWTTKIGEIGRLPLSVHVNGTQVTVASAEGTVAAIDARTGGDIWRATVGEPLSAGVGSDGKWTAVVTSSNHLVVLSGGRELWRKPLAAQVYTAPLVAGNRVFVLAADRSLSAYDAAGGAKLWNQQRPGEPLVLRQDGLVTAVGDTLVAGLSGRMVGFNPDNGTVRWEAPLASPRGTNDVERLVELLGRVSREGDSVCARAYQATVGCVDTSRGTVAWTHPASGSEGIHGDATMLFGTESNGTVVAWKRADGAQAWSLDKLRYRKLSAPLLLGRSVVVGDDSGLVHLLSREDGSFLNRLTTDGSGVAAPPVAAGDTLVVVTRNGGIYGFRPE, encoded by the coding sequence GTGACACAGCAGCACAACTTCGAGCGCGGCGCCCGCCGCGCGGGCCTGGCCCTCCTCGTGGCCGCCGCCACGCTGGCGTCCGGCTGCTCTCTATGGGGCGGATCCTCCAAACCCAAGCCCGCCGAACTGGGGCCCGTGGTTCCCGTGATCGGCGTGCGGCAGGCGTGGACAACCAAGATCGGAGAGATCGGCCGCCTGCCTCTGTCCGTCCACGTCAACGGTACCCAGGTCACCGTCGCGTCCGCCGAAGGCACCGTCGCCGCCATCGATGCCCGCACCGGTGGGGACATCTGGCGCGCCACGGTCGGCGAGCCTCTGTCCGCGGGTGTGGGCAGCGACGGCAAATGGACCGCGGTCGTCACCAGCTCCAACCACCTGGTAGTCCTGTCCGGCGGCCGCGAACTGTGGCGCAAGCCGCTCGCGGCGCAGGTCTATACGGCGCCGCTGGTGGCCGGCAACCGCGTCTTCGTCCTGGCGGCGGACCGCTCGCTGTCCGCCTACGACGCGGCAGGCGGCGCCAAGCTCTGGAACCAGCAGCGTCCCGGGGAACCCCTGGTGCTGCGCCAGGATGGCCTCGTCACCGCTGTCGGCGACACCCTGGTCGCCGGGCTGTCGGGCCGGATGGTGGGGTTCAATCCCGACAACGGCACGGTGCGTTGGGAAGCCCCGCTGGCCAGCCCGCGCGGCACCAACGACGTCGAGCGGCTGGTGGAACTGCTCGGCCGCGTGAGCCGCGAAGGCGACAGCGTTTGCGCCCGGGCCTACCAGGCCACGGTGGGCTGCGTGGACACCTCCCGCGGCACGGTGGCATGGACCCATCCCGCCAGCGGCTCTGAAGGCATCCATGGCGACGCGACCATGCTGTTCGGCACCGAGAGCAATGGCACGGTGGTGGCCTGGAAGCGCGCCGACGGCGCCCAGGCCTGGTCGCTCGACAAACTGCGCTACCGCAAGCTGAGCGCGCCCCTGCTGCTGGGGCGTTCGGTGGTGGTGGGCGACGATTCCGGCCTCGTGCACCTGCTGTCCCGCGAGGACGGCTCCTTCCTGAACCGCCTCACGACCGACGGCTCGGGCGTGGCCGCCCCGCCCGTGGCCGCCGGAGACACGCTGGTGGTGGTCACCCGCAACGGCGGCATCTACGGTTTCCGTCCCGAATGA